The nucleotide window TTGTTGTCAAAATTGCATGAATGGCTAATCATATAAAATTGCACCCATTTTCTGATTTGTACACGTATTCAAATGAAATTCATACAAATCATGATTAATTTCAAGTGTATGCAAAAGACTCAAAATATAATCCAGTTATAGCATACGAAATTCATACAAATAATAATTTATTCGAATAAACGACAAGTTCGGCGCGATCCTATCGCCAAATCCGAAACTAATCTTCTTCGTCAAGCTGCGAGCGGCACGCGGCAATGCTGATCTCGAAGCTAAGGCCATCCTAGAAGGCACATCGCCCAACGATGTTTTTGTGTACCATCGGGTTGAGGCTGTCGAAGTGCTGGATCCGAGCAGTGCGGTCGTGGGCGAGGATGTGCGGCCATAATGGGTTGTTAGGCTCGAAGTCTAGATGCGCCCTCTCCTCTGGCGTCAGACCTGCCTAAAACCTGCAAGCGGCGCGCACAAAGGCTATCGAGCCAACGGCGGGAACAGGCGCCACCAGAAGACCCCCTGACTCACAATCCATCCCACCGGCAGACGTGTGTCCAGCGGTGCACGAATGTCGTAGCTGGCGAGAAGCTCGGCTTCACGGAGAGTAAAGTTATGCGGCCACACCATGGATGTGGAAAGGAAGGTGGGAGAGGAGGGGTAGGGTTTGTGCTACAATGGCACTGGAGGTGGATAAGGTTGTAGAGGCGAGCGACGAAATGGGATAGGGGGATGCATATATGGCACGAGAAGGGTGGGTTGCGGCGTTAAGCTACCATTAATGGGCGCCGGCTGACACGACTCCCCATGTGTGAAAACACGCGCCGTCGCTTATGTGGAAACAATAGGCGACGCTAATTAAATTTTGCATACCGACGGGTCTTACGCGTGAGTCGCGGACTATGTAGGAATCAACGGGCGACGCGAAATCAATAACACATGCGGCCAAATGGTGGGTCATACACGACGGTGTGCACGAAAGAGTCGGCAATGCGGATGCATGCGGCCTTAAAGATTGGTCTCATGCGTCAGTACCGGGCGAAGTGACGGTCAACGGCTTTAACTTGACGGCAAGGCACGGTTTAACCTTTTGTGAGGCGCAGACGAGCGGAGGAGAACAAAAGTGAGCAATGTTAGATGGGTGGGGCAAAACTCAACACAAAGAGGAGGAGGCATGAAAAAATTTCTATTATATTATATCCTCTTACCACAAACGGCGATAGGATGGAATCGGACAAAAACGGAAAAATACGACTTCCTTCGTTTCAAATTACTTATCGCAGGTATgcatgtatctagatgtattttagttctagatacatttatttctgcgacaagtaatttggaacggagggagtagaactGACGCGATGATCGGGCGGGTCATCCATCGTGTAGCACTCGAGCAGTTAAGAACAAACCGATTGATATATTTTTTGTAAGCTAGCTCCCGATCGATTGACGTATGTATAGGTCGAGGATTCAGCAGGCAGCTGCCCGGAATCCGAGTCTACCACCCCAAACGTCGTACAGCATCTCCAACGTTCTCATTTGGACATTGCCGAGGAACCCGACATAATCATCTGGCCCGGACTCGGCGAAGGCCAGACAACCATCCAACAGAAGCCCGTTGGGGACATCGAGGTCAACCGTGACACCGCCGGTGAAGGTGAGAGCGACCTTGGGCACGGTGACGTTGCTGTATCCGGTGAAGTTGTAGCATGTGTCGCCGTCGTCGCTCGGGATGAGCGGGTAAGCCGCCATGGCCCCCCGGAACGCGGACTGCAGTTTCGCGTAGGGCGTCGTTGGCAGATGTGAGATGATATTGCCGCAGTCCACGATCAGGCCCCCCTCGAACACCTTTCGTGGGATGCGGAGCTGCTTCCCGCCAACGCTGATGCCGGTGAGCTTCACCAGGTAGGAGGTGGCATCATCCATGAAGTGGGTCATGGGCGTGAACGAGAAGCCCGAGGTGTTGCTGGGCGCGCCGAGGGCGAGGAACCCGGTGCCGCTGCTCACCGACGGGAGACAGTGGGAGAAAGAGCCGCCGTAGAGCGCGGAGGTCTGAACCGGGAGCGACTCGGGCGCGCGGCCAAGCCCGAGCAGGCCGTCGAACTTGTCGTTGGGGCCACCCTGCTTGTACCCGCAGCCGAAATGGAAGTCCTTGATGATGACGCCGGGCGCCAACGTGAGCGCCTCGTTGCTGTACACGCCGCTGGTCTTTGACCCTCCTCCGTACTCGACTCGATACCCGCACTGGGACTGGGTGCCATTGCCGTTCATGCTGCAGCCATTGTTCAAGTGGTGATCGGACTGGAGGATCTTGCAGACGTCAGAGCCGCAGGGAATGGGAGCATAGGTGGAGGACTTGCGCGGGTCGAATAAGGGATCCTTCTGAAGGTAGCAGTCGCTGGAGTTGCATGGCGCGCACTGCACCCACGACAAGTCGCTGCCGGTGTCCAGGAGGAGGACCTGCTCCACGGCCGGCGTGCCCAGACCCAACGTCACCACGTACTCCTGCGAGTCCACGAAGGTGCCCAGATGCGCCGGGATGCTTACCTCGCCCTCCTCCTGGTCCTGCATCTGCATGGTGCTCATGACGTAGTCTGCGCGGACGCGGCTTCTGCGAAGCGCCTCGACGAAAGATGATGGCTTGTCGGTGGACGGCGACTTGGCGCAGGGTCCGTGCCTGTGCACCAGCGGCACAGCGGCGCCGTTTGGCCGCGGCGCCACTGAAACATATATCCGAGCGTCATACATGCAGATCGATTAACGTCGAAAATTATGCCACGCTCAATTCATGCACGTACGTACCTGTGGATCTGGAGGTGGAGCAAACATCTTGTGTCTGAAATGACCTGGTTGACACCACAACGAAGCTTTGCTTACCGTTGCCTACAGCAGAAATGGTGGAAAGGTAGCTGCCAAATACGACCAGGAGGATGCACAAGAACAAGGGAGAAGCCATTGGAAGTTACAGCAGTATACACCAGGGCTTTTTACCTAGTCTAGGACGCCCTGATTTATACACCAACCACACGTTCAGGAATCTATGTGGGACTGACTGAACAATCACGAAAAATGAGAATGGGAAGATTATACCAAGGATGAGGTGGAGCCGTCGATGTGTTTACACTTGTCTTGGCAGTAAGTAGATAAAACAAAGATACTAGTAACTTTTTCTCCTCGAGTTAACTCGCCCTCCTTTGTCATGTACGTTCAGTGCCCACTTCCTACCTTGTAACTAGAGTGCAATTTACTCTTGGAGTCCAACTCAAACAACCAACTTCTAACCACTTAGGTTAAACTTTCGACTTTTTTAACGCCCCTTATTTTGGACCTTATATGCTTGTTAGCTAAACACGACAAAACAGGGAATCTAAGGCCATGTTTGGTTTATAAGTCCTAGGATTTTTGTAGTCCTAACTTATAAGTCTCTAGTTCCTAAAAAGTTCCTACCTGTTTGGTTTCTGAGACTTAACATGGACTAAAAGACCACATTACAActataagtccctataagtcctTTCTTGAGAGTCTTATTTCATAAGTCCTAAATGCCCACTTTAAGTTTCTATAAGTCCCTTCTGTTTGGTTTAAATAAGACTTATAAGAACTTTTTTAAGTCCCTAAGCCAACAAACACCCTCTAACACTCGTAATGATAAAGCCGAAGTAAGCCTCCAGCAACATGCATGTAGGAAATGGATTACCGTCTTCACATGAATTTGATGTTTAAAATTAGGGAGCGACTGCGTGTAAGTCGCCTGATTCTTTCTTATTTTTGGGTCAGTCGACACACAACGTGTGTGTTGGCTAGCCGGGCAATTCCAGCCTGATTCGCTATGCATGCACACGTTTCGGACCCATGCATAATAAGCATTCATGATCCTCTCCTCCAATCGAAACTTTTTTTAGTACCCATGCGTGTATctacgcatgcatgcatgtacgCATGATGCTTctgcatgcatatgcatggacGCATGATACATACGTACTTTCCTCCAATCGTTCTCCTTTTTCATCTAAACTATTTTTTGGTACGTGGTAATTGCATGCTTGGATGCTGCTTTGTGTTACCCACAAAAAAAAAGGATGCTGCTTTGTGTTACCCACAAAAAAAAAGGATGCTGCTTTGTGTGCCTGTTTTTGTCGTTAAGCCAAGGAGTACTATGATTGATGGATTAGCCTTGCCTAACCTCAAGCAAGTTGCACTCCTACACCATCAACCGTACACCCCACCACCACCATCCCCTcgaaaacaaaataaaaaattatTGGAGATATGCTCTAGAGACAATCATGTATGATactatttcctatgtgtttatgaataaagatagtccttggacattatcaatgatgtgtatcagtaagtacgtgacttgtttgtgggactatgcattatatgatgactgtcctaaaaggtccctagtcgaaagggctatgtggacgcgcagccaactagattagcatatgacacggtcgatggcttggtctcactagtcATGGAGCATTatatgctaaccggataatatggacttgcaAGGATCTAGTCGGAtccgacgtagtcggatccgagtcgagataaggtacgagtcggacagacccaactatgagacgcagcgatatatcatctgtgagtctctagtacaacatatgttctatgtcctaagatctgagctgacgcatgtactcgggatggtgacagacttgctttgggccgaccaaacgctactccgtaactgggtagttataaaggtaggtttcggatttgtccagaaccatgctgcgagacgtggtcgagcaagatgtGATTTGCCCCTCtaatcaggagagatatactctgggcccctcttgtgatccgaccaggataagcatggccatgcgacaaggattatgagataatctgttttgtggtcggcatcactggaatgagaaagaggtcgggatagcacaaggatgacagactcgtcTTGAgccgacaacatatatcgtgtggcaaaaagaatggaagtatgatgtacaggttcgcctaaccagcttcatattctgtttggtgttcggcatgccttgctagaggccgctaccaactgtgcagttcggaggtgatccgaactgcgaccaaaccggcttgaacctaaggggtcgcgcgcttaagggaaggaacctacgaggtcgaaTCCGGGGACACTGGCCGGATGTGATCCGAACTATATTcagattgtggccgagtagacttatgggctttagggtccgtgcgaggcccaagtgttgagcccgcgacggacgcctatataaagtggaggtgccgcacactcacgCGGTTGATCGCTTCGACACTGTCattagggtttgcatgtgttgcgaatagacacctccactcgccgccggttgtgtgatcggacctagcagtctaccgcacgacgttcctcctgcacgcgcggataccgttagaggcggtgtacttgcgccgctccggcgaacctgtacgtgggaaccgactACCGGCTGTACGACgaagatcggacgaggaggagacgatccacgcggacgcgctgccccaacccttcttccgctgcacggtactgcgcgtctagtggtaacgaactgtgatccatctcccgtagcatgttcttggttgttctgcgcgtaggaaaattttaatttgcagtcaatgcaccctaccgtagaacccaacaaaataaaaaataataaaactTGCACATAATATATATAGAAATTATATTTATTTACAATATGCAAGAATAAACATATGATAGTGGAACTTTTGCAAACAAGAAGTTTTCTCAAAAGAAATGAATTAGTGGACTTGACGATGCCCTTAAacaagaaagaaaaaaataaaatgtaaaacAATCATAATAATGAAATCTTCTAAGCTACAATGAATTATTGGCATTAATATTATCCTTGAAGAAGAAAGAATATAAACAAAATATAAACAAACAATGAAAAAATTTGCAGAAAAATTACACCGAATTTTGGTCAACTCACTTTGTTTAGCAACCGACTAATTGAGTACAAGTAGTGAATTGAATAATTAATTGTGATAGAGACGAGACATCACCACACCGGTTGGCCTGGACCGGTACCAGGCCATGCATGCATGGATGCACGTGTAACCCATGCGTGTaggaaaacagaaaaaaaaacaagtAAAATCAAAAACATAATCAAACACTCGAGTTTTCTATCAATTAATGGAGTAGTGACATTGATATTATcctttaagtagaaataaaatgGAAAAAACTCTTAAAATAATGACACAAGGAAAGCACAATTTACACAGAAGTCACACCTTTTTATAATACACAAGATAAGCTTATAATAGTAAAATTTATGGAATTGCGCTTTGTTATAATATGAAAATTTTGCACGCAATTTACATAGAAATTGCGCTTTGTTATAATATGTAAGAATAAATGTATAATAGTGCAATTAGTGCCATTGCTATTACCATTAAATaagaaagaaaatgaaataaaaacTAGAATAAAATCAAAATGACAAAGTTTTCTAAGGAAGAATTAATTAATGGCGTTAGTATTACCCTTTAAGAAAAAGGACAAAAATTGCTCACAGATTACAGAGAAATTACGTTCTTTATAATAGGCAAAATAAGCATATAATAGTGGGATTTAAAAAAATACTAATAAAAATTGTATTAGTAGCATTGGTATTACCtttaaagaagaaagaaaataacATAAAAACCAAAAAGGAATCAAAGTATTGAAGTTTTCTAAGAAATGAATTGgtggcattggtattaccctttCAGAAAAATTAATGAAAAATAATAAAACAATACTGACAAAATTTGCACATAATTTACACAAACTTTGTGTCTTTTTTCAATATGCAACTAATGGTATTTTCacaaaaatgaaagtttctacGGAGGAATAAATCAGTGGCATTGGTATTATCATAAACAAAGAAATAAAAATGAAGTAATAACTAAAAAAACCAAAACGATGAAGTTTTCTAAAAAGAATGAATTAGTGACTTTAGTATTACCtttaaaaaagaaaaagaaataaaaaccaaaacaaaacaaacaaaATCAAAATAACAATGCTTTCTAAGAATGAATGAACTAGTGGCATAGGTGTtaccctttaagaagaaagaaaatgaaataaAAGACAATGATAAAACTTACACAATTTACACAAAAATTGTGCTTTTTAAAAATATGCAATAATGAGCATAATATAGTGGTATTCtcgcaaaaaaggaataaaaGTTTCCTAGGATGGAATGAACTAGTCACATCAGTATTGCCAATAAATAAGAAAGAAAATAAAGTAAAAAAACAAATTCAAATTAATGAAGTTTCTTCTAAgaaagaatgaattagtggcTTGGTATTACCCTTTAAGAAGAAATACAATGAAACAACGCTGAAGAAAAATTAAAATAATGAAGGCTTTTTGAGGAGGAATAAATTAGTGGCATTGGCATTACGATTTacgaagaaagaaaataaaaaatagaaACAAGCAAAGATAAAATTTGGCACACAATTTACATAGAAATTGCACTTTTTATAATTTTAAAAAACATCGcgaggttttattccgtttggactctgtttagtatttctttttcgCGAAGctaaaaaacaagaaaaaaataaaaactagcactgggcttcaggttaataggttagtcccaaaaatagtataaaatagcatgtaaatgcatataaaacatccaaaacagataatataatagcatggaacaattaaaaattatagatacattggagacgtattagtCAGCCCGGCGAGCGAGAGGTATGGAAGAAAAGTAGGGAGCTCCTATTCAGCGCTGTAGGCACCGATTCGCGCTGCTGGCGATCGCGCGTGACGCACAGCGAGCTggtgcactactaggaaaaggcctgttagtggcgcacctgttttggccaTTAATGACGCACTACAGGTGTGCCACTATCATCACGCCATTAGTAActaatactaatggcgcacccctggtgcgccattagtataccagacagtagtggcgcaccaggcagtgcgccattagtatgtcccctggtgcgccattagtatgcctctcagggggccatatttaccttgtgttctgggttactaatggcgcactactagGCAGTGCGCCAATAGTGTGTTTATTGcagtgcgccactagtatgaatattatgaatttttttcttttctgatatttgcacaggttacaaaatttattactggacagaatatagacagcatcacacaacaacagcagatttatcgaatacaatagaagattagtctccgaatacaattcatcatattagtctccgaattcaaaataccgaacaaagttagaacattacaagtctcgagaccacGAGTACCGAGTTTGTCTTCatattacaagtcgatatcgatcatctaaactaccatcacatagaagagagctgcggtcatcacgattagcatcatcgcgatgaaactggtcttcatccggttcctcctccgctccctcctctctcccgctagatagcgcgcgtatctagcttccgcctccgccctagtggtgtaccctttgtaactgttaccgctgaaacggtgaacctgtctccgacactcctcccagtcgtcgtaaactccgggaaccttacccttgtacacgacatacgacgacatctctatgcactagccaaacaaaacgttagtagcaattcagagacaatacataagcaatatataagtatgcaacaaaaggatcggaagagaaaagcaagacattaatagcacgattcatggtcctactaataaatagcatcgattacatataagttgagcgactgtccaaaccaaagagacatacaagttcattaaagtttaattacaatatgagctaatcgatatttcagaactacacatagcatcactactttcgactcgacttagggaccggagcgtggatgaagccgccgtctatcgtgatggtcatgaaatcacgggcgttgtcagcctgcatttgtagcgttgtttctatctcactgttggatggttgatatctgaggtagaactaccccgaggtatgaaggacatcttgatggatgatttccgcaaactccgactggatgcaaaagaattcttgtctgatgtccatGTCCTGGATTGCCAACAAGcttgcggcccaatctttgagattatttggtagcagaaggtgattatggtcccgtacgatcgcccgcatgtgatggagggcgtagtaggcatccttctgaccgccaggcggctgcttgacgcaggggaacgtcgttttgtgggcgaacacgtgcttgccgtagcTACGAATTAGCCTgctgaaggtgcctccagatctggcgtagccagggagaacatcatcaagaactttcttgatatttgtgtagtgtTTCTTCGACTGACGATCCGAGTCGAAacacgtggccatggaatatttcaggcttaagaggatgagtgtgcaatgtgtgtcactgcacaaaacacggaatgttagggGAAAAAAGaatgatcgaaatctaagaaatcatatgttacggggcggtgaggggatgacttactcgggaaagtaaggcacgaggaagttatccttatctgggtttgccagaatgacgccttcgaggtatgaactcgcgacttgccggtccccagcgctgcccaagatcttggcatgcatgtagaaggggtcgactatcacgatgtctggggtcttgtctctaatgatccgcatctccatactcagcgaaaatagccgaacgaaggtgtagtgcagtggatgaaggttaaacatagcgaagatgtcatcaaaccgcaggacaaTCATACCCCCGATGGAGCTATCCataaagcccttgccctctggcaccttgtccatgaaaaccgggtatgccacatcattctctcggagacgccgcttctccaaagaaagaacactgtcatgcagactccgcatagcaccagttgcagcattgagcagattagtcggtagcatcggcctacccgccacatgcaccctcctcgagatatccttaggtgaaggtggcccgtcctgagcacggatcgtactcggtgccggctggctcgcacccttgttactctttcttttccgtcccttcttcttctgctgtaaTGGGATCGAGTTCTCCTTATAGAcagccttcttgagtgtgttggggatgataatatttcgcacctcggctatctgaggctcggtgaaggtggcagctggaggcgtctcctgagaactgaatgccagacgacgcctgttgcaactgggtttctccgcggtaccagctagatcgtcttttgcagggttgggttcttgagaaggaggccccaagaattcgtcaccgtacccatgttcgttgaagtacttaccaacgttggtaaatgtaccg belongs to Triticum urartu cultivar G1812 chromosome 7, Tu2.1, whole genome shotgun sequence and includes:
- the LOC125521295 gene encoding aspartyl protease AED1-like: MASPLFLCILLVVFGSYLSTISAVGNGKQSFVVVSTRSFQTQDVCSTSRSTVAPRPNGAAVPLVHRHGPCAKSPSTDKPSSFVEALRRSRVRADYVMSTMQMQDQEEGEVSIPAHLGTFVDSQEYVVTLGLGTPAVEQVLLLDTGSDLSWVQCAPCNSSDCYLQKDPLFDPRKSSTYAPIPCGSDVCKILQSDHHLNNGCSMNGNGTQSQCGYRVEYGGGSKTSGVYSNEALTLAPGVIIKDFHFGCGYKQGGPNDKFDGLLGLGRAPESLPVQTSALYGGSFSHCLPSVSSGTGFLALGAPSNTSGFSFTPMTHFMDDATSYLVKLTGISVGGKQLRIPRKVFEGGLIVDCGNIISHLPTTPYAKLQSAFRGAMAAYPLIPSDDGDTCYNFTGYSNVTVPKVALTFTGGVTVDLDVPNGLLLDGCLAFAESGPDDYVGFLGNVQMRTLEMLYDVWGGRLGFRAAAC